The nucleotide window CCGTTTCTTATTTGGTAAGAAAACTTAGCCCACAAGATTATTGCGTGCTGATATGGCAACTATCAGCCAAACATGCGTGCCAATGTGCCCAGCAACAGTAAGTGATGTAAAGCTGTGTAAAAGTTCGACGGCTAGTTTATCGGAAGTTTAGTCTTTTGCTTGACCTGCCCGAATGCAAAGCTTGATTCAATAGAAGCGATATTGGTAAGCGGGGTAAGCTGGCGACGAATAAACTGCTCATAGGTTTTCAGTGACCCACTCACCACATGCAGTAAATAGTCATGATTACCAGTCATCAAAAAGCACTCTAGAACCTCGTCCATTGCTTCAATGTGCTGCTCGAAGTCTCGCATATTATCCTCGGTAGGTTTTTCCAGCTTAACCAGCACAAAGACGTTAACTGGCAAACCACATGCCTCTTGATCGACACTCGCGTGATAGCCACGAATAATGCCTTGTTTCTCCAATGCCCGTACTCTGCGAAGGCAGGGAGACGGCGACAGAGCGATGCGATCGGCAAGCTCTTGATTACTTAATCGAGCATTGCTTTGAAGCTCTTTCAAGATTTTCTTATCAATCTCATCCATTGGCAGATTCCTTCAAAGTTAACCACATAAACGCAATATTATTGCGCGAACACCCGCGATTAGTTAGCACATCGCAATCATTAACATTTTTATAACACTAAACTTTTAAGAGGTAAAATAAAGGATGGAAATATGAATACCTCGACTCAACTTAGCCCTCTACGAAAAACAACCAAACACGAACAAGCAGAGGCATTAGCAATAGAGCAAGCCCAGCACTTTGGTATCGATCCGAACAGCGAATACGGAATGTCGCTGGTTGAGCTTGCGACAACCTTATACAAAGCGAACAACAAGACTCACGATCTTTGGGCAATCACCGTCGAAGGCCTATCTGATCTCGACAAAAGCGATCGCATCGCATGGTTTAATGCCAAACGATTTTTGTCATTCCAGATCGCCAAGATCCTCGACAACCTGCAAAACCCGATGCGCGCCACTTACCAATCAATCGCAACCAACAATGGTAACTTCGCATCCAAAGGGGCATACCCTATTTTTGACAATGTGGCGGCTATCTTCTCTGCCAGCCCAGTTATCACTCGCACCGCGACCTACCTTTTTGCATGTACAGAATGGATTGAAGATGCGTTTAACGGCAAAGAGCCGTTGCACGATATCTATTCAAGACTGCTCAACCCAACATCGATAGCACTTGCTAATCATATGGTCGACTTAGAAGCAGGTGAAAGAGCCAACCAATACCTTGCTTGGAACTTCAACTCCGGGATGGCGGCGATTGATGGTCTACTGAGTCACCTTCTCGGCTACGAAGATATTGTTCTGGCGTCACGAAACATCTATGGCGGGTCGTATCAATTGCTCGACGATTGGTTCGCTAAGCCGTCGAATCTCAACGTCGCGGTTGAGTGGGTCGATGGTTATTCTGGTGACGACTTCGCCAAACGTTTGGATGAAGTGGCGGAGAAATACGCAGACCGAATCGCAAACGGCAAACGCATCTATGTTTACCTTGAATCGCCATGCAATCCACATGGCTACGTTCTAGATGTCGCAGCTATCAGCCATGCCACACACACTCGCGGCTGGGACGTAATTGTCGACTCAACCGTTGGTACGCCGATGCTACACCCTGTTCTCAAACGTGACGATGTTATGGAGCGCCCCGACTACGTCATTCACTCTTATACCAAAGAGCTTGCAGGTTCAGGGACAACGACTGCCGGTGTAGTAATCGGTCGAAACGAAACCATGTTTATCCCTAAAGGTGAGAGTGTTCCATTCACTAAACCTAATGGCGATGAA belongs to Vibrio sp. 10N and includes:
- a CDS encoding Lrp/AsnC family transcriptional regulator; protein product: MDEIDKKILKELQSNARLSNQELADRIALSPSPCLRRVRALEKQGIIRGYHASVDQEACGLPVNVFVLVKLEKPTEDNMRDFEQHIEAMDEVLECFLMTGNHDYLLHVVSGSLKTYEQFIRRQLTPLTNIASIESSFAFGQVKQKTKLPIN
- a CDS encoding PLP-dependent transferase, whose translation is MNTSTQLSPLRKTTKHEQAEALAIEQAQHFGIDPNSEYGMSLVELATTLYKANNKTHDLWAITVEGLSDLDKSDRIAWFNAKRFLSFQIAKILDNLQNPMRATYQSIATNNGNFASKGAYPIFDNVAAIFSASPVITRTATYLFACTEWIEDAFNGKEPLHDIYSRLLNPTSIALANHMVDLEAGERANQYLAWNFNSGMAAIDGLLSHLLGYEDIVLASRNIYGGSYQLLDDWFAKPSNLNVAVEWVDGYSGDDFAKRLDEVAEKYADRIANGKRIYVYLESPCNPHGYVLDVAAISHATHTRGWDVIVDSTVGTPMLHPVLKRDDVMERPDYVIHSYTKELAGSGTTTAGVVIGRNETMFIPKGESVPFTKPNGDEVTIEWNNSLFWNVYYIKGAFLDADKAFEVLNGMKTYEMRVVQKTINTLTLAKIFDAHPDINVSCPALRDSDNYLHCQKNMYLGLPAALFTIDMEGNGNRAPINREVFKQFFDMLEPAIGMQVSLGQTNTVALCPALTTHSELSDSALSEAGIKPTTMRLSIGLEDPRMFIAHIIEAASLSIDNKHPEFSQSFPSAKQIDDIYLQTYTQVHEKVVRNQPSFNTLRR